The Streptomyces laurentii region CCGGCGTGGAACTCGGCCGAGGTGCCGAGGATGTCCGAGGTCGCCTCGTTGAGGCCGCCGGACTCACCGCTGTAGATCAGGCCCGCGGTGGCGGCGGTGACGCCGTGGGACATCTCGTGGGCGGCGATGTCGGTGGCGGTGAGCGGGTGGGCGTTGTCGTAGCCGTCGCCGTACGTCATGCAGTAACACGAGCCGTCGAAGAAGGCGTTGGCGTAGTTGATGCCGTAGTGGACACGGGAGTTGGCGGCTTTGCCGTCGCCGCGGACGCCATTGCGGCCGAGCTCGTTCTTGTAGAAGTCCCACGTGGTCGCCTCGGCGTAGTGGGCGTCGGCGGCGGCGCTCTCGCGGTGGGTGACGAGGCCGTTGCCCCACACATCTGTGCTGTTGGTGAAGAGCGTGCCGGTGCCGGACGTGCCGCCGTTGAGGTCGTAGGTCTTGGACCCGCCGCGCGCGGCGTCGGTGAGGGTGTACGTGCCGTTCGAGCCGGAGGTGCCGAGGCTGACCTGGCCGCTGTACAAGGAGTTGCCGATGCCGGTCCGGATGCTCTCGTAGGAGAAGAGTTCCTTGCCGCTGTCTGCGTCGGTGATGACGTGGCGGCGGCTCGGGGTGCCGTCGGTCTGGGTGCCGGTGACGACGGTCTCCCAGGCGAGGACGGGCTTGCCGGTGGCGGCCCAGATCACCTTGCGGGTGGTGTCGGCCTTGGCGTCCTTCGCGCGGGAGGACGTGGCGGCGGCCTGGCCCGCGGTGGTGGCGGCGACGGCCGGAGTGGTGCTCGCGACGGATATACGGGCGTCGGTCGCCTTGGTGGTGGAGCGCGCGCCGTCCCTTTTCTCGTGTACGACGAGGTCGCCGCCGAGGACCGGAAGACCGGCGTACGTACGCTCGTACCGGGTGTGGACAGTGCCGTCCGCGTCCTTGACGACATCGCGGGCGATCAGGGCTTCCCGGTCGCCGAGTGTGATCGCCCGAGCGGTGTCGGCCGCCTTGGTCTGGGCCTCCTGGAGGGCGGCGGCGCGCTGTGGGGCGCTGAGCGCGACCGCGGTCGCGCCGGCTTCGCGCGGCGTGTCGGCGTCGGCGGTTCCGGTTTGGACGCCGACCGCGACCACGGCGGCCGAGGCGATGAGGGCGGCGGCGCGGGCGGTGGTACGACGGTGCGCGGGCTGCAGGCGGGTCACGCGGGCTCCTTCGCTGGGAAGCGGGGGCGCGGGGGGCGGCCATGGGCGTTGTCGTGGCTGAGAGCGTGCCAGCGCACCGTCGTGATGGGCAGGTCTACAACAAGACATTGCTCCGGCGGCCCGAGAGACGGGCCGCCGGAGCGGACGAGCGCCGGGGGAACCTCAGGCCGGGCCGTCGAGCCACCGGTGGACGGCGAGCGCGGTGGTGCGGGCGTGTTCCTCCAGCAGGGTGAAGTGGTCCCCGGGCGCGGTGATCTCGGTGTGCGGCAGGCTCCAGTCCGGGGCGGGGCGGCGCCGGGCAGCGGGGCCCGGGCTCGTACGAACAGGGTGGGGCAGGAGAGCGGCGCGGGGGTCCAGCCGTCGAAGAGCTCGAAGTACCCGGCCATGGCGGTGAGCCGGCCGGTCTCGGTGGAGGCGAACTCCGCCGCCCGCCGCAGCATGTCCGAGGTCATCGCGGAGAGCGCCCGGCCCCGCTCGCCCCGGTCGGGGGGATAGGTGTCCATCAGGACGACGGCCGCCGGGGCCATGCCCTCGGATTCCAGCCGCTCGGCCACGGCATGTGCCACCCAGCCGCCGGCCGACCGCCCCAGCAGGACGGCGGCGCCCTCGGGCGCGGCCGCCCGGACGGCGGCGGCGTGCGCGGTGACGAGGGCGTCCCGGGTGGCGGGCAGGGCCTCCTCGGGTTCGAACCCCGGGTGCCGTAGCGCGGAAACCGGCCGCAGCCCCCGCAGTCCGGCGCCGAGGCGCGCGTACTCCTGCGGCCCGGAGAGCGCGCTGAGTGCGGGGAAACAGACCAGCCGGGGCCCGGTGTCACCCGCTTCGAGCGTGACCGGTGCTCGTGCTGCCTCGGCCGCTCCGGCGCGGTCGAAGACGGGGCGCAGCCGTGCGGCGAGGGTGAGGAGCGCCATGCCGTCCCAGGTCCGTCCTCGGACGCATGCCGTACGGAAGAGGGCGCCCAGGGAGTCGGGCGCCTCCCCGGCGGACCGCGCCCCGGTGTGCGACGCGGTGCCTCGTGTCGGAGCGTCGTCCGTGACGTCTCCCCTGCCCTCGTCCGCCGGTCGTCCGGGCTGCCTCGGCGGGTCCCCGGCCGGCGCCTCGGTGTCGTACCGCCGCCCCAGCTCGGTGGCGAGCGCGCGCGGCGTCGGGAAGTCGAACAGCAAGGTGGACGGCAGGGACAGCCCGGTCCACGCCGCGAGTTCGTTGCGCAGTTCGACCGTGGCCAGGGAGTCCAGCCCCAGATCCGCCAGCAGGGTGTCCGCGCCGATCTCGCCGGCCTCCTCTCCGTGGCCGAGAACCCGGGCCGCCAGGGTCCGGACCGTGGCGAGCGTCGGCCTGACCCGCTCGCCACGCCTGCCACGGTCGTTCTCGCGATCCCCGTCCTTCTCGGTCCCCGCCTCGACGCCCGTGTGGGCAGCAGCAGCGGACGGGGCGAGGCGGGCCGCGACCACCACGGGCTCGTCACCGGCCACGGCCGCGTCGAAAAGGGCCAGCCCTTCCTCCGCCCCGAGCGGGACGAAGCCGGAACGGGCCATCCGCCGCCGGTCCGTCTCGCCGAGGTGTGCGGTCATGCCGTCGTCCTGCCGCCACGGACCCCAGGCGATCGACGTGGCGGGCCGTCCGAGCCGCGCCCGGTGGTGCGCGAGGGCGTCCAGTGAGCAGTTGGCCGCCGCGTAGGTGGCCTGGCCGGCGGAGCCGAAGGTGCCCGCCACCGACGAGAACAGTGCGAAGACGGCCAGGTCGTGGCCCAGGGTCAGCTCGTGCAGCGCGAGCGCGGCATCCGCCTTGGGCCGCAGGACCTGCCGCAGTCGCTCGGTGGTGAGCGCCGGGACGACGCCGTCGTCGAGCACCCCCGCGGCGTGTACGACGCCGGTCAGCGGGTGGGCCGCCGGCACCGCGTCGAGCAAGGCCGCGAGCGCGGTCCGGTCCGCGACGTCGCAGGCGTGTACGGCCGCCTCGGCGCCCAGCCCACGCAGTTCCGCGACGAGCTCCCGGGCCCCCGGGGCGTCCGGCCCGCGCCGGCCGGCGAGCAGCAGATGCCGGACGCCGTGCGCGGTGACCAGATGCCGGGCCACCAGCGCGCCCAGCGAACCCGTGCCGCCGGTGACCAGGACGGTGCCCTCCGGGTCGAGCGGCCGGCGCGGATGCCCGTGCTCGCGCGGCTCCGGCGCCGGGTCGGCCGACGGCACCAGCTTCGGCACGTACACCGTCCCCCGGCGTACGGCCGCCTCCGGCACCGAGCCCGTCGACAGGCCCGGCAGCAGGGCGAGCAGACCGCGCCGGCCATCGGAACGCTCGTCCGTGTCGACCAGAGCGAAACGGTCCGGATTCTCCCGCAGGGCCGAGCGGACCAGTCCCCATACCGGGGCGTGCGGGGGTACGGGCGTGGTCGCGCCGTCCGTATCCTCACCGGCGCCGTCACCCGCCGCGGCAACGGCACCGGACGTCACCAGGACGAGGCGGGAACGCGACAACTGCGGTCGAGCCAGCCACTCTTGAACAAGCGTCAGTGCCCAGTCCGCCGACCGCAGCAGCGCGGCTGCCGAGTCCCGGACATCGCCGGCGGTGTCGGGCGGCGGGCAGGGAGCCAGGACGACCGCGGCCGACCCGTCGCAGTCCGCCGGGGCGCGGTACACGGGGACACCGGACCCCGGCGGCGCGAGGGCGTCGACCGGAGGGGTGCCGGGCGTGCCCAGCACCGCCCAACGCGGCAACGCCCCAGGCATGGAGGATTCCGGGGGCGACGGCACCCAGTCGGTCCGGTAGAGCGTGCGGGTGGCGGCCGGTGCCGGCGTGGAGCCGGTACGCGGAAGGGGCCGGAGGGCCAGCGAACGGATCGCCGCCACGGGCGAACCCGTCTCGTCGGTCAGCTCCACTCCCGTCTGCCCGTCGGGTCCGGGCGTCAGCCGCACCCGCACCCGCCGAACGCGGCCCGCGCGCCATACCCGTACGCCGCTGAAGGAGAAGGGGAGGGACAGGGGACCGTCGGCAGCGGCCGTTCCGGAGCCGCTCTCGTCGTCCACGCCACCCAAGTGGTGCAGGGCCAGAGCGTGCAACGCCGCGTCGAGCAGCGCCGGATGCAGGACGAACCCGGAGCCCTCCGCCCCAGAGCGCGCCGCCTGGGCCGCTTCGGGCAACTCGACGTCCGCGTACAGCTCTTCCCCCTGTCGCCAGGCGGCCCGCAGGCCCCGGAAGGCGGGGCCGTAGCTCAGTCCGGAGGCCGCCAGCCGCTCGTACGGTCCGCCCATGGAGGCATCGGAGTGCGGGGGAGGAACCGTCCTCGGCGGCCGCGGCGGGTGAGACAGGGACGCTGCCTCCTCCTCGGGCGGAGGCGCCGGCGACAGCACCCCGGTCGCGTGGCGGACCCAGGGCCGGTCGTCCGCCGGAGGCTGCGGCCGGGAATGGACGAACACGGCCCGCCGGCCCGTCTCGTCCGCCTTCGTCACCTTCACCTGAACGGCCACGGCGCCGTCGGCGGGCAAGGGCAGTGGTGCGGTCAGCACGAGTTCGCCGAGGATGGCCGTACCCGCCGACTCGCCGGCGTGCAGGGCCATGTCGACGAACGCGGTCGCGGGCACCAGAACGTCCCCGGCCACCGCGTGGTCGGCGAGCCACGGGTGTGCGCGCACCGAGAGCATCCCGCTCAGCAGCAGTCCGTCGTCGTCCGCCGTAGGGGTGACCGACCGGAGGAAAGGGTGGCCGGCTCCGGTCTCCGGGGAGGATACGGACGGCGACTCGGGGTCGGGCTCCAGCCAGTAACGGCGGCGCTGGAACGCGTAGGTGGGCAGGGCGACGCGCCGACCGCCGCGTCCGGCGAAGACCGCCTGCCAGTCGACGGACACGCCGGAGGCGTGCAACGCGGCCACCGTGTCGACCAGGGCGTCCGCTTCCGGCCGCTTCCGGCACAGAGTCGGCACCACCAGGGGTACCGGGCCCGGCCGGTCGCCGTCCCCCTCGGACTCCGCGCCCGCCCGCGTGCTCGCGCCGGTCGAGGCCGAGGCGAGGCACTCGCCGACCAGGCCGGTGAGCACCGGGTCCGGCCCCAGTTCGACGTACGAGGCGGCGCCCCGCTCACCGAGGTACGCCACCGTGTCGGCGAACAGCACCGGGCGGCGGATCTGGTCCACCCAGAACTCCGGCGCGCACAGCTCCTCGTCGGCGGCCGCCCGGCCCGACACGGCGCTGATCAGGGGCAGTCGAGGCGGAGCGAAGGACAGTCCCCGGACCACCTTCGCGAAGTCGGCCAGTACGGGTTCCATCCGGGCCGAGTGGAAGGCATGGCCGACCCGTAGCGGCGTCACCGTACGGCCCCGTGCCCGGAAGCGGTCCGCGACCTCCCGTACCGCGGGCGCGTCACCCGAGACGACCACCGAGGCGGGCCCGTTGACCGCCGCGATCTCCACCGTGCCCTCGATCGAGGCGAGTTGGGCGGCCACGTCGTCCGCTCCGGCGGCCACCGCCGCCATCGCACCACCCGGGGGCAGGGCGTCCATCAGCCGGCCCCGGGCCGCCACGAGCGTGCACGCGTCCGTGAGGGTCAGCACCCCGGCGACATGCGCCGCCGTCACCTCGCCCACCGAGTGCCCGGCCACGAGACCGGGCCGTACGCCCCAGGCCTCGAACTGCCGGAACAAGGCCGTCTCCAGGGCGAACAGAGCCGGCTGTGCGAACCGGGTCGTGTCCAGGAGCGCGCCCGTCTCCGTACCGGGCCCGGCGAACACGACATCGCGCAGGGGCGCGGGCAACAGCGGGTCGAGCAGCTCGCAGCACTCGTCCCACGACGCCGCGAGCGCCGGATGCCGCGCCCGTGACATGTACAACTCCCGTCCCATGTCGATGCGTTGGCTGCCCTGGCCGGTGAACAGCACGGCCGTCAGGCCCGCGGAGCCCTGGCGGCGGGAGATGCCCGTACGCACGCCCGGGGCGCGGCCGTCCTCCGCCACCGCCCGCAGGGAGGCGAGCAGCCCGGCCCGGTCCCGGGCCACCACCACGGCCCGGTGCTCGAAGGACGCACGCGTGGTGGCCAGCGAGAATCCGAGGTCCACCGGGGCCGCGTCCGGGGCGGCGGTCACCTGCTCGTACAGCCGTCGCGCCTGGGCCCGCAGCGCCGGCCCGGTCCTGGCCGACACCGGGAAGGCCACGGCGAGCGGGCCGGCGGATGTGGCCTCTCCGTCTTCAGACCTCCCGCCCGTCGCCTCGCCGCCCTGGACCCCGCCGCTTTGGACCTCGCCGTCCACGTCCCCGGCGCGCGGAGGCTCTTCGAGTACCACATGGGCGTTGGTGCCGCTGATCCCGAACGAGGACACCCCGGCCCGGCGCGGACGGTCCGCGGCGGGCCAGGCCACCGCCCGGTTCAGCAGCTCGACGCGCGCCGACGACCAGTCGACCCGGGGCGTC contains the following coding sequences:
- a CDS encoding polyketide synthase (COG3321 Polyketide synthase modules and related proteins;~Polyketide synthase modules and related proteins [Secondarymetabolites biosynthesis,transport, and catabolism];~identified by MetaGeneAnnotator; putative;~polyketide synthase [Mycobacterium tuberculosis CAS /NITR204];~polyketide synthases (PKSs) polymerize simple fattyacids into a large variety of different products, called polyketides, by successive decarboxylating Claisen condensations. PKSs can be divided into 2 groups, modular type I PKSs consisting of one or...; cd00833); the encoded protein is MDPYTGIVRPLPRLLQDHARRLGDKVCFQDRRRRLTYRELERRTARLAGHLAGLGLAPGDRAAVLLGNRVEAVESLLAVTRASGVGVPLDPGCSADELARLLDDSGARVLVTDDVGVTRWPALPRRTGLTVIVAEGGDEGGDTGDGTGDGTGGVPLARANGVLPYEELSGTEPRTPARDDLALDDVAWLLYTSGSSGVPKGVLSTQRNRLAPVATGLVGVLGLSERDRVLWPLPLHHAMSQVVCFLGVTAVGASAMLLPRFSVTGVLDELRGEDASFTLLGGVPTTFSALLDTVRGEGSESRGLGAPALRGCVSGGAAAGPGFREDFEALCGVPYLEHYGSTEAGPVTMPAPGEAATADGACGRVLPGTRIRVGEGPDGRDTGEGELWVNGPGVMAGYHGRPDATAEVLRDGWFRTGDLARIDASGGLALIGRVSDLIIRGGVNVHPAEVEAVLRRLPGVADAAVAGRPHPVFGGVPVGYLVPDPGGAGLDRGRILAACRAELSAVKVPVELYEVADLPRTASGKIRRRDLAAHPARVLGALAAARPPEDPTALVRSEVAAVLGCPVQAVEPDTALRDLGMDSLTATVLRERLSAATGLPLSEAVAFDFPTAAALAAHLRQRSGAEPGADGGRTDRGTARADDDPVVIVGMACRYPGEVASPEDLWRLVAEGTDAIGPFPADRGWDTRALYDPDPGRPGRTYVREGGFLSGADRFDPGFFGISPREALAMDPQHRLLLEVAWESFEDAGLVPGTLRGSATGVYVGLMYSDYARRVTRTPERVEGYLGLGNAGSVASGRIAYTFGLEGPALTVDTACSSSLVALHLAAQALRRGECAFALAGGATVMSGASSFVEFSRQRALAPDGRCKAFGAAADGTGWAEGAGMLLLTRLSEARRAGLPVRAVVRGSAVNQDGASNGLTAPHGPAQQRVIRQALADAGLTPGDVDAVEAHGTGTRLGDVIEAEAFLATYGRTGPWERQRPLRLGSVKSNIGHTQAAAGVAGVIKMVQAMRHGLLPRTLHADEPTPRVDWSSARVELLNRAVAWPAADRPRRAGVSSFGISGTNAHVVLEEPPRAGDVDGEVQSGGVQGGEATGGRSEDGEATSAGPLAVAFPVSARTGPALRAQARRLYEQVTAAPDAAPVDLGFSLATTRASFEHRAVVVARDRAGLLASLRAVAEDGRAPGVRTGISRRQGSAGLTAVLFTGQGSQRIDMGRELYMSRARHPALAASWDECCELLDPLLPAPLRDVVFAGPGTETGALLDTTRFAQPALFALETALFRQFEAWGVRPGLVAGHSVGEVTAAHVAGVLTLTDACTLVAARGRLMDALPPGGAMAAVAAGADDVAAQLASIEGTVEIAAVNGPASVVVSGDAPAVREVADRFRARGRTVTPLRVGHAFHSARMEPVLADFAKVVRGLSFAPPRLPLISAVSGRAAADEELCAPEFWVDQIRRPVLFADTVAYLGERGAASYVELGPDPVLTGLVGECLASASTGASTRAGAESEGDGDRPGPVPLVVPTLCRKRPEADALVDTVAALHASGVSVDWQAVFAGRGGRRVALPTYAFQRRRYWLEPDPESPSVSSPETGAGHPFLRSVTPTADDDGLLLSGMLSVRAHPWLADHAVAGDVLVPATAFVDMALHAGESAGTAILGELVLTAPLPLPADGAVAVQVKVTKADETGRRAVFVHSRPQPPADDRPWVRHATGVLSPAPPPEEEAASLSHPPRPPRTVPPPHSDASMGGPYERLAASGLSYGPAFRGLRAAWRQGEELYADVELPEAAQAARSGAEGSGFVLHPALLDAALHALALHHLGGVDDESGSGTAAADGPLSLPFSFSGVRVWRAGRVRRVRVRLTPGPDGQTGVELTDETGSPVAAIRSLALRPLPRTGSTPAPAATRTLYRTDWVPSPPESSMPGALPRWAVLGTPGTPPVDALAPPGSGVPVYRAPADCDGSAAVVLAPCPPPDTAGDVRDSAAALLRSADWALTLVQEWLARPQLSRSRLVLVTSGAVAAAGDGAGEDTDGATTPVPPHAPVWGLVRSALRENPDRFALVDTDERSDGRRGLLALLPGLSTGSVPEAAVRRGTVYVPKLVPSADPAPEPREHGHPRRPLDPEGTVLVTGGTGSLGALVARHLVTAHGVRHLLLAGRRGPDAPGARELVAELRGLGAEAAVHACDVADRTALAALLDAVPAAHPLTGVVHAAGVLDDGVVPALTTERLRQVLRPKADAALALHELTLGHDLAVFALFSSVAGTFGSAGQATYAAANCSLDALAHHRARLGRPATSIAWGPWRQDDGMTAHLGETDRRRMARSGFVPLGAEEGLALFDAAVAGDEPVVVAARLAPSAAAAHTGVEAGTEKDGDRENDRGRRGERVRPTLATVRTLAARVLGHGEEAGEIGADTLLADLGLDSLATVELRNELAAWTGLSLPSTLLFDFPTPRALATELGRRYDTEAPAGDPPRQPGRPADEGRGDVTDDAPTRGTASHTGARSAGEAPDSLGALFRTACVRGRTWDGMALLTLAARLRPVFDRAGAAEAARAPVTLEAGDTGPRLVCFPALSALSGPQEYARLGAGLRGLRPVSALRHPGFEPEEALPATRDALVTAHAAAVRAAAPEGAAVLLGRSAGGWVAHAVAERLESEGMAPAAVVLMDTYPPDRGERGRALSAMTSDMLRRAAEFASTETGRLTAMAGYFELFDGWTPAPLSCPTLFVRARAPLPGAAPPRTGACRTPRSPRPGTTSPCWRNTPAPPRSPSTGGSTARPEVPPALVRSGGPSLGPPEQCLVVDLPITTVRWHALSHDNAHGRPPRPRFPAKEPA
- a CDS encoding thermolysin metallopeptidase (Fungalysin/Thermolysin Propeptide Motif; pfam07504;~Peptidase M4 family includes thermolysin, protealysin, aureolysin and neutral protease; cd09597;~Zinc metalloprotease (elastase) [Amino acid transport andmetabolism]; COG3227;~Zn binding site [ion binding];~identified by MetaGeneAnnotator; putative;~thermolysin metallopeptidase [Streptomyces himastatinicus ATCC53653]), which translates into the protein MTRLQPAHRRTTARAAALIASAAVVAVGVQTGTADADTPREAGATAVALSAPQRAAALQEAQTKAADTARAITLGDREALIARDVVKDADGTVHTRYERTYAGLPVLGGDLVVHEKRDGARSTTKATDARISVASTTPAVAATTAGQAAATSSRAKDAKADTTRKVIWAATGKPVLAWETVVTGTQTDGTPSRRHVITDADSGKELFSYESIRTGIGNSLYSGQVSLGTSGSNGTYTLTDAARGGSKTYDLNGGTSGTGTLFTNSTDVWGNGLVTHRESAAADAHYAEATTWDFYKNELGRNGVRGDGKAANSRVHYGINYANAFFDGSCYCMTYGDGYDNAHPLTATDIAAHEMSHGVTAATAGLIYSGESGGLNEATSDILGTSAEFHAGNATDVGDYLIGENIDANGTGNPLRYMDKPSKDGVSKDFWYSGIGNVDVHYSSGLANHFFYLLAEGSGPKVVNGVPYDSPTANNVTVTGIGRVKAYKIWYRALATKFTSSTNYAAARTGTLAAAADLYGPDSPEYAAVANAWRGVNVG